TGCGAACTGAGTGCATGCGCACCCTCGGAAAATCTGGTGAAGGCATTTGCAGCCCTGAAAGATGAGCTTGAGGCACGCTACCCGGATGTGACACTGAAACTGACACTTCTGGATGATGAAGTTCCGGCATATGTGGTAAAGATTGTCGAGGATCATCAGCCCCCCCTTCCGATTGTTCTGATCAACGGCACCCTCACCCCGGTCGGACGGATATCACTGCCCCTCATCACCGAACAGCTCGAACGCCTCACCCGTTAGAATTGGTGGGGACGTTTCATCTTTTTTTTGCCAAAAATATCCGAACGACTGAGGGGCAACGCACCGGAGGATAACTCGGTCTAAAAAGCAGCATATATACCTCAATCCCATGTGTCCCCTATTCTGCATGGCATCACATCCACAACCTGCCGAATTGTTTATTACGGGGGAGCCGGAGTAATAGTCCATGTCACCCAGAACGAAATTCCGGAAACCGGATGCACCACCGCTCTCTGAAAGGTCGGTCCACACCATCAGCCAGGACATGCTCAGGAAACGCGAACAAAACCGCCATCACCCATATAACCACCGGCATCCCCACCCTGCCCACCATCCGTGGAAACATCCTGATCTGCCGCCGATTCATACGCCCCATAGCCATCCCCACGAAGAGGAACTGGGCCCACACACCAACCAGCCAGGCCCGATCCGTTTCTCCAAACGGAGAACACAGACCGGCCGAAAAACGCTGATCTCAGATGAATCACGACAAAGTTAAAGCCGGAAGAAACGACAGCGAAAAAAGGAGGATAATTATTCTTTCTTCAGGACAGCACCGCGGTCTGCCTGGCAGACCGCCTCAGCATACCGGCTGAGCACACCTGACAGGGGTTTTTTGGGGATCTTCAGGTGCTTTCTGCGTTCGTCGAGCACATCCTGAGGAACGTCCAGGTCGATTTGGTTTCGGGAGAGGTTAATGGTGATGAGGTCACCTTCCTCCACGAGGGCAATCGGGCCGCCTGCCGCAGCCTCCGGTGCGACGTGGCCGAAGCACGGCCCGCGTGTCCCGCCGGAGAACCGTCCGTCGGTGATGAGAACCACACGGGTGAGCCCGCGGCCCATGATGGCCGAGGTGGGGGAGAGCATCTCCGGCATTCCCGGCGCACCGGCCGGGCCCTCATACCGGATGACGACCACATCATCTTCCACAATGGTACCGGAGAGGATGGCCTCCATCGCCGCATCTTCGGAATCAAAGACACGGGCAGGGCCGGTGTGCTGCCACATCTCTTCACTGACACCTGCCGCCTTTATGACCGCACCGTTGGGTGCGAGAGAGCCTTTTACGATCTTGAGGCCACCGCAGGCATGCACGGGGTCTGAGAGCGGGCGGATGATTGCGCTGTCGCCTGCCGGAGTGTTTTCTGCGAGTTCCTTCACCCGGTCGCCGGTGACGGTGAGGGCGTCCTCAAGGAGGGGTGCAATTTCGTGCAGGACCGCAGGAATGCCACCTGCATAGTAGAGAGTCTCCATCGAATGGGGCCCGGAGGGCTGCATATAGCAGATATGCGGGACGGCGTCACTGATCTCGTTGAAGTCGTCCAGCGTGAGGGGGACACCCGCCTCTTCTGCCACTGCCATCAGGTGCAGGACGGTGTTCGTTGAGCCGCCCAGTGCCATGTCCACCCGGATAGCATTGCGCATGCTCTCACGGGTGATGATATCACGGGGAGTTGTGCCTTCCCGGACGAGTTCGACAGCACGTTCACCGCTCATCCGGGCAATCGCGAGTTTCTCGGCATGCACGGCAGGGGTTGCGGCACAGCGGGGAAGAGACATCCCAAGGGCTTCGGTCATACATGCCATCGTATTTGCGGTATAGAGGCCCTGGCAACTGCCGCAGCCGGGCATCGCACATTTTTCGAGGGCGATGAGTTCGTCCTCATCCATGGTGCCTGCCGCCACCCTGCCAACGCCTTCAAAGACATCGATGAGCGAGAGTTCCTTCCCGCCGCATTTGCCGCCAAGCATCGGCCCGCCGGTCACAACAATCGCGGGGATATTGCACCGGGCGGCCGCCATCAGCATACCGGGAACGATTTTGTCGCAGGTGCAGATACAGACGAGGCCATCAAACCGGTGGGCCTGAATGACGAGTTCAAGAGAGTCTGCGATGGTCTCACGCGAGGGGAGGGAGTAGCGCATCCCCTCATGGCCCATCGCAATCCCGTCACAGATGCCGATAGTGTTGAATTCAAAGGGCACACCGCCGCCTGCAGCAACGCCTTCACGGACCCGCTCTGCCACCTGCCGGAGGTTGAGATGGCCCGGAACAATAGTATTCCACGAATTGGCAATGCCGATGAACGGCTTTGTCATCTCATCATCTGTTATCCCGAGAGCCCGCAGAAGAGATCTGTTCGGCGCACGGACATACCCTTGTTTCACTTCATCGCTGCGCATGAATACTCGTATTATTGATGAACCTGAAGCAATAAAAAAGGAGTTGGGCAGGTCGGTCGGATTCATATATATGGTGCACCGATCTCGTGAACAATCCGGCCCACGCATCAAGGAATGAGACAATGAAAGATAAAACGGGAATGTACCTCGCAGCAGCGGACATCGGCGCCACCCATGTGAGAAGTGGTGTATTTACCGGAAATACTGGCGGGGAATATGGCGATGACGTTGATGAGATACAATGCGTGGTCCTCCGGAAGGAGGCACTATGCCGGGACGGGCCGGACGGCCGTGCTGTGACCGAACAGGTTGTCCGGATGATACAGACTGTCTGCGATGAAGCGGGCTGCCAGCCGGATGCGGTCGGCATCAGCACCGCCGGGCCCCTTTCGGTGGGTAAGGAGAGCATCCGGATGAGTCCGAATATGCCCTATCCTGAGATTCCGCTTAAAGGACCTCTCGAAGCAACCTTCCCCTGCCCTGTTTCCATCCTCAACGATGCATCGGCAGGTGCATACTATGAATGCCACAGAGGGGAAGGACAGGGATGCAACAATCTGGTGTACCTGACAATCTCAACCGGCATCGGTTGCGGGGTCATCTCCGGCGGACACCTCGTCGAGGGAGCGAATGGCAATGCGGGAGAAGCAGGCCATTTCTGTGTGGACACGATATACAACCTGCCCTGCGGGTGCGGGGGGCGGGGCCACTGGGAGGCCTATGCCTCCGGCAGCGGCATGCCGCAGTTCTTCCGGGCCTGGTGCGGGCGGTATGGCCATGGCATTTCCGTCGGGGAGGTTGGCACCGCCGAAACGCTCTGCGCCGCGGCCCGTGCGGGAGACCCGAATCTCACCGCATTCTTCCGTGAGCTGGCCGTGATCAACGGACGGGGGCTTTCTACTGTTATTGCTGCCTATGCCCCGGAGAAGATCATTGTGGGTGGCCCGGTGGCAACGGAGAATCCCGAACTCATTTTGGCGCAGGCACGGGAATATGCTGATGCATATCTTCCGACCCCAGATATTGTGCTTAGTGCTGCTGACGGGATGGCCCCACTTATCGGGGCGGCGGTTTTTGCGGGCGAATCGGTTGAAAATTCGGTCGGGTCTCCGAGTGTGTGAATTTCCTCCTCCATTGCAGGTTCGAATCAAAATATTTCCATGAGGGAAAATTATCACCCAGGAATTAAAGAACAAATAAACAGACCACCTAAATCGCCTCAATCCCGAAAATATACATCAACACAGATGACCGGAGCAGGTCGTACTCACCCGGAGAAATACTGTGTACATCTCCCATAATAACCCTCAATAACACCTGCTCGATTTTTGACAATATTCGCTTTTTTCACAAATAATGTCCAAACCCAACTACATTACCCAATGAAAACGGAATTCAAAAACCCTCATTCTACCCCCAGTTTACCAAAAATCTGGGGAGGTGACACCCCGTTTCTGGTATTCATCATGTCATTCCGGATGGTTCTGCCGGACAAAGTTCAAATCAACTCAGTTCAACTCAGTTCACCCAGGCTCAGGCTTCCCGTCGGCCCATGCCCCAACGATGTCCCGGATAGTATCCTGCAATGTGGTATCAGCGATGCGTCAGGAGAACAAACGTCCGGCAGATCAATACAGACCCCCCCAAGGGAACTCATCGGTAGAGGATATTGCTCAATTCACCCGGAATTTTTTGAGTGGTGATACTTTCATACCATAATATCTGTGGGGTTACCGATCCCGGGATTTACGGTTCTGTTTATGACTGATCACCGGAGTCTTCATCGAAACAGAAAACCTCCTCGATGGTAACGTTGAATGTCCGGGCAATCCTGTACGCAACTTCGATGGAGGGATTATATTTACCCCGCTCGATGGAATTAATCGTCCGCCGGGTAACACTGATTTTTTCGGCAAGTTCCTCCTGCGTCATGTCTCGCATTGCACGAAAGACTTTGATCTTGTTTTTCATCGGCCCTACACTCCGTATTTTCTATTGTAATAGCTTAAAAACGCCCCATAGAGGATGGCAAGTAAGACCGCGATGATCCCGAGGGCTGCGCCGAATGCAAGGGTTGAGTCGCGAATACGGTGTCCCTTCGCAAACATCTCGTCGAGGGCGTTGATGTCGTCACCAGTCATGTTCGTCGGATCGGCGATGAAATAGGAGCTGTCATATATGAACTCCGGGTCCGGTGGCGTAGAGAACACTCCATAGTGGATCCGGATTGAACCGTTGTCGTAGGTGTGCAGACCCGAGCCGAATCCGCCGTTGAAGGAGAAGACCATCAGCACGGCGAATGCTACTGCCGCTACGATGATGGTAATTTCCAGTGCACAAATGGCTGCCTTCCCGCTTATTCGTTCAGACAACTCATCTTCTGTGACTTCCGTCAACCGGTGGTGGCACAAAGCGATGATGCCGATTCCGCCGATAACTGCGATGACCGGGACAATCATGTTTGCCGATGTTAAACCAACCCCGAGAGTAATTATCAGGCCTGCTGATATCAGGGCGATGCATAAAAGGTACGTTCGTTTCTTCATAGTTCCACAATGTAACAAGTACTTCTCATTATGTATATACTTTTTCCCAAAATGTGTAACATACTTCCATTCAGCATGGCCCCATTCATCTCTGATGCATGCAGGTTATGAAGAAATCGATGCTAAAAAGAGAAATTCTGCACACAGCATTAAAAACAGGGAAATATTTCCTGTATCAGACATTCAACGGAATGTTCAGCTAAGCTCAGGCTTTCCGTCAGCCCATTCCCAAACTGTCGCCCGGATGGCGTCATCCGCATAGGATGAGATGCGGACCTTCGAGCAGGAGAGCGCTGCAAAGCAGACTTCGCCGTTCGGGTCGTGGCACTTCAGCTGCAGGAGAAGGTGTCCTTTGCGGTATTGCGGGACTGCGTTCCACCGATTGCGCAAGGTCGTCGTCCGCCATCACATAGCCTGCAGAGCGGCGGCGAAGGTGGCAACGGACTCCACCTGCACAGAGGCGTCGCCGACCGTACCGGCCTCGAGGTTTTCGTAGATGATCTTTGCGTCATAGCGCTCCCGGGAACGGATGCGTCCGGGAGAATAGCAGAAATATGAACCTTCATGAGAGATTCTCTTTGCAGATTAATTAAATTGGCCCGTTTTTTAAATAGCTCAGATTTTTGCACATTTCATGCTCAGATGACTCATCTTCCTGTGAAGGGTGCTCTGCATATATTCCGACCCCTTATCACCCCCCGGCGCAAACCTCTCTCACCATGAAGAGCACAGAGACGGAGACGATGCTCGCCTATATCGAGACGTTCTTCAGGCAGGCGGGAGCCCACGATCTTGACCATATCCTCCGCGTCACCCGCATCTGCGAGGAGATCGGCAGGGTCGAGGGAGCAGATATGCGGGTTCTCATCCCTGCCGCCCTCTTCCACGATATTGCCCGCCCCATTGAGGATGAGACGGGGATACCCCACCAGGAAGAGGGGGCACGAATAGCAGAAGATTATCTCAGGAAGGCGGGTTACGACGCGGAACGCATCGCAAAAATCGTCCATGCGATACACACCCACCGCTTCAGCACCGGCCCGGAACCGGAGACCCTGGAGGCACAAATACTCTCCGACGCCGACAAACTCGATGCGATGGGTGCGGTCGGGATTGCACGGACGTTTCTGCAGGCAGGCGAACACGGGGATGGCATTGAGGGGGCCGTGGAGCATATCCATGAAAAACTGCTGAAGTTAAAGGGGCTGATGTACACGGGGACTGCTGCGGAGATTGCGGAGAAGAGGCATGCTCTTTTGCAGGAGTTTGTCGAGAGGCTGGAGGAGGAAACCGGGTCAGGTAAGAACACCCCGCCATGGAATACTCCATGAAATATGATGGATAAAACAGATCTGGCATCTCCCTTTTTTGCAGTGGTTGTAGCCATTTGCAGACTTTTGCAGCTCTTTGCGGAAGGTGCTGCAAACCTCCTGTAAAGCCGCAAACGACGATGGTGTTTTCCCTGCCGGAAATATCTCTCCAGGTGAGGTATTGCTATAGAAAAGAGGATAAGTATCCCATTCCCGGAGAACCATTTCACATTGGTATCGCTTTCTCCTCACGGGATTCAGGTTTTTCTTCCTTTTCTTCCTCTTCCTCTTCCTCTTCCTCTTCCTCTTCCTCTTCCTCTTCTTTTGCTATCCTCGCTTCCATCCGCTCGACTTTCTTCGTTAACACCTCCATGAGCTTCTCCTCTTCAAGGGCATGCCTCTCATCCGGCGTCAGTTTCTCCGGCAGCCATGACGGCAGCTCTTTTCCTTCAAAATAATTTCGGATAGCACGCCTGAGCGCTCCTACGGCGAGAACACCGCAGTGAAATTTCACGGCAGGAAGTCCGCCCAGCTCATCAGAGATACCCCGCCAATCAATCTTCCACGCGGTTTCAAGTGATTCTCCTTTTATCATCTCAGTGATGATGCTCGAGGCGGCAATATTTGCCGCACAGCCATAACTCTCAAATTTTGCATCAGAAATCGTCTGCGTACTGTCATCTATCTTCAGGTAGATGGCGATCATATCGCCGCAGGCCCTGCTCCCCACAAGGGCCTCGACATCCGCATCCTCCATCTTACCCAGATTTTTCGGGTTTTTAAAGAGTTCCAGAACTTTTGGATTATATGCCAGTGGTATTCTGCTCGACATTTT
Above is a window of Methanogenium organophilum DNA encoding:
- a CDS encoding DUF2178 domain-containing protein produces the protein MKKRTYLLCIALISAGLIITLGVGLTSANMIVPVIAVIGGIGIIALCHHRLTEVTEDELSERISGKAAICALEITIIVAAVAFAVLMVFSFNGGFGSGLHTYDNGSIRIHYGVFSTPPDPEFIYDSSYFIADPTNMTGDDINALDEMFAKGHRIRDSTLAFGAALGIIAVLLAILYGAFLSYYNRKYGV
- a CDS encoding HD domain-containing protein gives rise to the protein MKSTETETMLAYIETFFRQAGAHDLDHILRVTRICEEIGRVEGADMRVLIPAALFHDIARPIEDETGIPHQEEGARIAEDYLRKAGYDAERIAKIVHAIHTHRFSTGPEPETLEAQILSDADKLDAMGAVGIARTFLQAGEHGDGIEGAVEHIHEKLLKLKGLMYTGTAAEIAEKRHALLQEFVERLEEETGSGKNTPPWNTP
- the ilvD gene encoding dihydroxy-acid dehydratase, whose amino-acid sequence is MRSDEVKQGYVRAPNRSLLRALGITDDEMTKPFIGIANSWNTIVPGHLNLRQVAERVREGVAAGGGVPFEFNTIGICDGIAMGHEGMRYSLPSRETIADSLELVIQAHRFDGLVCICTCDKIVPGMLMAAARCNIPAIVVTGGPMLGGKCGGKELSLIDVFEGVGRVAAGTMDEDELIALEKCAMPGCGSCQGLYTANTMACMTEALGMSLPRCAATPAVHAEKLAIARMSGERAVELVREGTTPRDIITRESMRNAIRVDMALGGSTNTVLHLMAVAEEAGVPLTLDDFNEISDAVPHICYMQPSGPHSMETLYYAGGIPAVLHEIAPLLEDALTVTGDRVKELAENTPAGDSAIIRPLSDPVHACGGLKIVKGSLAPNGAVIKAAGVSEEMWQHTGPARVFDSEDAAMEAILSGTIVEDDVVVIRYEGPAGAPGMPEMLSPTSAIMGRGLTRVVLITDGRFSGGTRGPCFGHVAPEAAAGGPIALVEEGDLITINLSRNQIDLDVPQDVLDERRKHLKIPKKPLSGVLSRYAEAVCQADRGAVLKKE
- a CDS encoding ROK family protein, which gives rise to MKDKTGMYLAAADIGATHVRSGVFTGNTGGEYGDDVDEIQCVVLRKEALCRDGPDGRAVTEQVVRMIQTVCDEAGCQPDAVGISTAGPLSVGKESIRMSPNMPYPEIPLKGPLEATFPCPVSILNDASAGAYYECHRGEGQGCNNLVYLTISTGIGCGVISGGHLVEGANGNAGEAGHFCVDTIYNLPCGCGGRGHWEAYASGSGMPQFFRAWCGRYGHGISVGEVGTAETLCAAARAGDPNLTAFFRELAVINGRGLSTVIAAYAPEKIIVGGPVATENPELILAQAREYADAYLPTPDIVLSAADGMAPLIGAAVFAGESVENSVGSPSV
- a CDS encoding iron-sulfur cluster assembly scaffold protein, whose product is MSSRIPLAYNPKVLELFKNPKNLGKMEDADVEALVGSRACGDMIAIYLKIDDSTQTISDAKFESYGCAANIAASSIITEMIKGESLETAWKIDWRGISDELGGLPAVKFHCGVLAVGALRRAIRNYFEGKELPSWLPEKLTPDERHALEEEKLMEVLTKKVERMEARIAKEEEEEEEEEEEEEEEEKEEKPESREEKAIPM
- a CDS encoding helix-turn-helix transcriptional regulator, with the protein product MKNKIKVFRAMRDMTQEELAEKISVTRRTINSIERGKYNPSIEVAYRIARTFNVTIEEVFCFDEDSGDQS